From the genome of Streptococcus lutetiensis, one region includes:
- the yidD gene encoding membrane protein insertion efficiency factor YidD, translating to MKKLLIALVKWYQKRISPITPPSCRYRPSCSYYMIVAIEKHGLKGVIMGVARILRCHPFVEGGDDPVPDYFTLRRNKDYRKKKEES from the coding sequence ATAAAAAAACTTCTTATTGCGCTTGTTAAATGGTATCAAAAACGGATTTCCCCCATTACCCCTCCATCATGTCGCTATCGACCAAGCTGTTCGTATTACATGATTGTGGCGATTGAAAAGCATGGGCTAAAGGGTGTCATTATGGGAGTGGCAAGGATTTTGCGTTGCCATCCCTTTGTAGAAGGTGGGGATGATCCAGTGCCTGATTATTTTACGCTTCGACGCAATAAAGATTATCGTAAAAAGAAAGAGGAAAGCTAA
- a CDS encoding tRNA (mnm(5)s(2)U34)-methyltransferase codes for MIKRPLHLSHDFLAEVLDASAVAVDATMGNGNDTAFLAQHAKKVYAFDVQEQALKSTKERLEKQVISNAQLILDGHQNLDRYVSEPIRAGIFNLGYLPSADKTVITKPDTTLVAIEKILERLEIGGRLAIMIYYGHEGGDMEKDAVLEFISALDQKEFATMLYKPLNQIHQPPFLVMIEKLR; via the coding sequence ATGATAAAACGACCTTTACATTTGTCGCATGATTTTTTGGCAGAAGTGCTAGATGCTAGTGCCGTGGCTGTCGATGCGACAATGGGCAATGGTAATGATACAGCTTTTTTAGCCCAGCATGCTAAAAAGGTTTATGCTTTTGATGTGCAAGAACAAGCTTTAAAAAGCACCAAAGAACGCTTAGAAAAACAAGTTATTTCAAATGCACAATTGATTCTTGATGGTCATCAAAATCTTGATAGGTACGTTAGTGAGCCTATCCGCGCAGGGATTTTCAATCTGGGCTATTTGCCAAGTGCTGATAAAACAGTGATTACCAAACCAGATACGACGCTTGTAGCGATTGAAAAAATCTTAGAACGTCTTGAAATCGGTGGGCGTCTAGCCATCATGATTTATTATGGTCATGAAGGTGGCGACATGGAAAAAGACGCAGTGCTAGAGTTTATTTCAGCGCTCGACCAAAAAGAGTTTGCAACCATGCTTTACAAACCTCTTAACCAAATTCACCAACCACCTTTCTTGGTTATGATTGAAAAATTACGTTAA
- a CDS encoding TrkH family potassium uptake protein, which translates to MNKSMVRYLLSKLLLIEASLMLIPVIVAFIYHEDIRVINSLVITIGMLVIIGLLGVAFKPKNYHVYTKEGLLIVALCWILWSFFGALPFVLSGQIPSIIDAFFEMVSGFTTTGATIVPDVAVLSHSLLFWRSFAHLIGGMGVLVFALAIMENSKNSHLEVMRAEVPGPVFGKVVSKLKETAQILYVIYLSMFAILVVILMVAGMPAFDSVITAMGCAGTGGFGVYNDSIAHYNSSLITNIVSIAVLLFGINFNLYYFLLLRKFKAFFKDEELRTYIGIVMIATALIWLNVSGLYPSTGKALENSLFEVANVMTTTGFGVTDLTVWPLFAQVILLFLMFVGGSAGSTAGGIKVMRTLILTKIARNQVLSTLYPHRIMTIHINEQPLDKEIQHGVLKYLTLYVFLLLGLTLMLSLDNNNFMVVVSAATSTFNNIGPMLGTSQTFAIFSPFSKLLMSFAMIAGRLEIYPMLLLFIPKTWSKY; encoded by the coding sequence ATGAATAAAAGTATGGTTCGTTACCTCCTTTCAAAACTGCTCTTGATTGAAGCCTCTTTGATGTTGATACCTGTGATTGTGGCTTTCATTTATCATGAAGATATACGCGTGATTAACAGCCTGGTCATCACGATTGGAATGCTTGTCATCATTGGACTTCTTGGAGTTGCTTTCAAGCCAAAAAATTACCATGTTTACACCAAAGAGGGACTCTTAATTGTTGCTCTATGTTGGATACTTTGGTCATTCTTTGGAGCGCTGCCGTTTGTACTTTCAGGACAAATTCCAAGTATCATTGATGCTTTCTTTGAAATGGTTTCTGGATTTACCACAACTGGTGCCACTATTGTACCTGATGTTGCCGTACTATCACACTCACTACTCTTCTGGCGAAGTTTCGCCCACCTTATCGGTGGTATGGGGGTATTGGTGTTTGCACTAGCCATTATGGAAAATAGTAAAAATAGCCACTTAGAAGTTATGCGTGCTGAGGTACCTGGTCCTGTCTTTGGTAAAGTGGTTTCTAAGTTGAAAGAAACAGCGCAAATCCTTTATGTCATTTACCTCAGCATGTTTGCTATTTTAGTAGTTATTTTAATGGTAGCTGGCATGCCTGCCTTTGACAGTGTCATCACAGCAATGGGCTGTGCTGGTACTGGTGGTTTTGGAGTCTATAATGATTCGATTGCTCATTACAACAGTTCACTAATCACAAATATTGTCTCAATTGCTGTACTCCTTTTTGGGATTAACTTTAACCTGTACTACTTCTTATTACTTCGCAAGTTTAAAGCATTCTTTAAAGACGAAGAACTAAGAACTTATATTGGGATTGTTATGATTGCAACAGCCCTAATCTGGTTGAATGTTAGTGGCCTTTATCCAAGTACTGGAAAAGCTTTGGAAAATTCATTATTTGAAGTGGCTAACGTCATGACAACAACAGGATTTGGAGTGACCGATTTGACCGTTTGGCCTTTGTTTGCTCAGGTTATCCTGCTCTTTCTCATGTTTGTCGGTGGATCTGCTGGATCAACCGCTGGTGGGATTAAGGTCATGCGTACGCTTATTCTAACTAAAATCGCAAGAAATCAAGTGCTCTCAACCCTTTATCCACACCGTATCATGACTATTCATATCAACGAGCAACCACTTGATAAGGAAATTCAACACGGTGTCCTTAAGTATTTGACGCTTTATGTTTTCTTACTTCTAGGATTGACCTTGATGTTATCGCTTGATAATAATAACTTTATGGTTGTTGTCAGCGCAGCAACATCAACCTTTAACAACATCGGACCAATGCTCGGCACAAGCCAAACCTTTGCCATCTTTAGTCCATTTTCAAAATTACTCATGTCATTTGCCATGATTGCAGGACGCTTGGAAATTTACCCAATGCTGCTCCTCTTCATTCCAAAAACATGGTCTAAATATTAA
- a CDS encoding ECF transporter S component, which translates to MLETMTNTRKLAHIAILSTLSFLLMYLQFPLIPSASFLQFDFSILPVLVGLMMIDLQSALGILILRTLLKLMLNNGGVTTLIGMPMNVVALGVFLLAMAFIWNRKPSLKTFVLASVVGTIGLTVAMLILNYIYAVPLYAQFANFDISAILGLGNYLFAMVVPFNLIEGVIFSISFFILWTCLKPILMK; encoded by the coding sequence ATGCTTGAAACTATGACTAACACACGTAAATTGGCGCATATTGCCATTTTATCGACGCTTTCGTTCTTGTTGATGTATTTGCAATTTCCGCTGATTCCATCAGCCAGCTTCTTGCAATTTGATTTTTCAATCTTACCAGTCTTAGTTGGTCTTATGATGATTGACTTGCAAAGTGCGCTTGGAATTTTGATTTTGCGAACACTTCTAAAACTCATGTTAAATAATGGTGGTGTTACCACCTTGATTGGCATGCCAATGAATGTGGTCGCTTTAGGAGTTTTCTTGTTAGCTATGGCTTTCATTTGGAATCGAAAACCAAGTTTGAAAACTTTTGTTTTGGCTTCAGTTGTGGGAACGATTGGTTTGACCGTGGCTATGTTGATATTAAACTATATCTATGCGGTACCACTTTATGCCCAATTTGCAAACTTTGATATTTCAGCTATTCTAGGTTTAGGAAATTACCTTTTTGCAATGGTTGTTCCATTTAACTTGATTGAAGGAGTGATTTTCTCTATTTCCTTCTTCATCCTATGGACATGCCTAAAACCGATTTTAATGAAATAA
- a CDS encoding ABC transporter ATP-binding protein translates to MIQLSLTNVSLERQNKKLLNNVTWQVNKGEHWAILGLNGSGKTSLLKLITAEYWTSQGSMEVLGNQFGGTDISNIRTKIGIVGSFIAERLSPHMLAEKIVLTGKYKSSILYTEYGEKELEEARQMLISIGGEHLLGRIYASLSQGEKQLLLIARSLMESPEILILDEATSGLDLFAREKLLTQIEQITSLPNAPTIIYVTHHAEEITRSFTHVLLLKKGNIIAKGPKNEVLTEEILSDFYDQPVSIVPLGDERVYIKPEF, encoded by the coding sequence ATGATTCAACTTTCTTTAACCAATGTTAGTCTAGAACGACAGAATAAAAAACTCTTGAATAATGTCACTTGGCAAGTCAACAAGGGCGAACACTGGGCAATTCTTGGGCTTAACGGTTCTGGCAAAACATCCCTTCTAAAACTCATCACCGCTGAATATTGGACTAGTCAGGGTAGCATGGAAGTTCTCGGAAATCAATTTGGAGGCACAGATATCAGCAATATACGTACCAAAATTGGTATCGTTGGCTCTTTCATCGCCGAACGATTATCTCCACACATGCTAGCTGAAAAAATCGTCCTAACTGGAAAATACAAATCAAGTATCCTTTATACTGAATACGGCGAAAAAGAACTTGAAGAAGCTAGACAAATGCTTATCTCTATTGGAGGTGAACACCTACTTGGACGCATTTACGCTAGCCTTTCACAAGGTGAAAAGCAACTTCTTCTTATCGCCAGAAGTTTAATGGAAAGTCCAGAAATCTTGATTCTCGATGAAGCAACTAGTGGACTTGACCTTTTTGCCCGTGAAAAATTGCTGACACAAATTGAGCAAATCACTAGCTTGCCAAATGCGCCAACTATTATCTATGTTACTCACCATGCTGAAGAAATCACACGTTCTTTCACACATGTCCTTTTGCTCAAAAAAGGTAACATCATCGCCAAAGGACCCAAAAATGAAGTTCTGACAGAAGAGATTCTGTCAGATTTCTATGACCAGCCAGTCTCAATCGTGCCACTTGGTGATGAACGTGTTTATATCAAACCTGAATTTTAA
- a CDS encoding TIGR01212 family radical SAM protein (This family includes YhcC from E. coli K-12, an uncharacterized radical SAM protein.), protein MKKRYNTLNDYYREIFGEKIFKVPIDAGFDCPNRDGTVAYGGCTFCTVSGSGDAIVAPDAPIRDQFYKEIDFMHRKWPEVKKYLVYFQNFTNTHDTVDVIRERYEQAINEPGVVGINIGTRPDCLPDETIAYIAELSERMHVTVELGLQTTYDETSKIINRAHTYDLYVKTVKRLRELAPKVEIVSHLINGLPGETHEMMVENVRRCVTDNEIDGIKLHLLHLMTSTKMQRDYHEGRLKLLSMDEYVNIICDQLEIIPKNIVIHRITGDAPRDMLIGPMWSLKKWEVLNAIDKEMERRGSYQGCKVEEEFKS, encoded by the coding sequence ATGAAAAAACGTTACAATACTCTAAATGATTATTATCGCGAGATTTTTGGAGAAAAGATTTTTAAAGTTCCTATTGATGCGGGCTTTGATTGTCCTAACCGTGATGGGACGGTAGCGTATGGTGGCTGTACTTTCTGTACAGTATCAGGTTCTGGTGATGCTATCGTGGCTCCAGATGCTCCAATTCGTGATCAGTTTTATAAAGAAATAGATTTCATGCACCGTAAATGGCCAGAAGTTAAGAAATACTTGGTTTATTTCCAAAACTTCACCAATACACACGACACGGTTGATGTGATTCGAGAACGCTATGAACAAGCCATTAACGAGCCTGGTGTTGTCGGGATTAATATCGGGACACGTCCCGACTGTCTGCCAGATGAAACCATTGCCTACATTGCTGAGTTGTCTGAGCGTATGCATGTGACTGTTGAACTTGGGTTGCAGACCACTTATGATGAAACTTCTAAAATCATTAACCGTGCTCACACTTATGACCTTTACGTTAAAACGGTGAAACGTCTTCGTGAATTGGCTCCTAAGGTTGAGATTGTTTCTCACTTGATTAATGGTCTTCCAGGGGAAACACATGAGATGATGGTTGAGAATGTTCGACGTTGTGTGACCGATAACGAGATTGATGGAATCAAACTTCATTTGCTTCACTTGATGACAAGTACGAAAATGCAACGTGATTACCATGAAGGGCGTTTGAAATTGCTCAGTATGGACGAATACGTCAATATCATTTGTGACCAATTGGAGATTATTCCTAAAAATATCGTGATTCACCGCATTACTGGTGATGCTCCGCGTGATATGTTGATTGGACCAATGTGGAGTCTCAAAAAATGGGAAGTCTTGAATGCCATTGATAAAGAAATGGAACGCCGTGGCTCTTATCAAGGCTGTAAGGTAGAAGAGGAGTTTAAATCATGA
- a CDS encoding phosphatase PAP2 family protein: protein MKHKQTYFTLGSTFLVIFMMLGYVVKFYPEAVTGLDSSIQLSVRGDLPAHLTVFFKVITNFGHEALAFVYTFAIAAFFYFRKNWKTEGLLLAGNLVLMGAFSTVFKYLYNRPRPSLEFLVKRPMGPSFPSWHAASSMIVAISLMIIIEQHLTKTVAKRLLQVLVLVLALLTAVSRIYLGVHYPTDILGGWLLALAISLAVYPIYDKKRFEWRFQGKQD from the coding sequence ATGAAACATAAACAAACCTATTTTACACTTGGCTCAACCTTTCTCGTGATTTTTATGATGTTGGGCTATGTTGTAAAATTTTATCCTGAAGCTGTAACAGGACTTGATTCAAGTATTCAATTAAGCGTTCGTGGAGATTTACCAGCTCATCTGACCGTTTTCTTTAAAGTTATCACAAATTTTGGTCATGAAGCGCTTGCCTTTGTCTATACATTTGCCATTGCAGCCTTTTTCTATTTCCGAAAAAATTGGAAGACGGAAGGACTTCTCTTAGCTGGCAATTTAGTTTTAATGGGGGCTTTTTCGACAGTCTTTAAGTACCTTTATAATCGTCCAAGACCAAGTTTGGAATTCTTAGTTAAACGACCAATGGGGCCATCGTTCCCAAGTTGGCATGCGGCATCCAGTATGATTGTGGCTATTAGTTTGATGATTATTATCGAGCAACATTTGACAAAAACAGTAGCTAAGCGACTTTTGCAAGTTTTGGTGCTAGTACTTGCTCTTTTAACAGCTGTCTCTCGTATCTACTTAGGTGTCCATTACCCAACAGATATCTTAGGTGGTTGGTTGCTAGCTCTTGCCATTTCTCTAGCTGTATACCCAATTTATGACAAGAAGCGTTTTGAATGGCGTTTCCAAGGAAAACAAGATTAA
- a CDS encoding hemolysin family protein encodes MEDPSQNLVLQFVLLLILTLLNAFFSASEMALVSLNRSRVEQKAEEGNKKYIRLLSVLEKPNNFLSTIQVGITFIGLLQGASLSASLGGVIASWFGNYVWAKTAGSVISLVFLTYISIVLGELYPKRIAMNLKENLAVISAPVIILIGKLVSPFVWLLSASTNLLSRITPMTFDDADEKMTRDEIEYMLTNSEETLDAEEIEMLQGIFSLDELMAREVMVPRTDAFMIDINDDTQENIQEILKRHFSRIPVYDDDKDKIIGVLHTKRLLAAGFSEGFDNIVLRKILQEPLFVPETIFVDDLLRQLRNTQNQMAILLDEYGGVAGIVTLEDLLEEIVGEIDDETDKAEQCVREIGEDIYIVLGTMTLNDFNDYFDLDLDSDNVDTIAGFYLTGVGNIPSQNSRESFEVDSKEKHLVLTNDKVKDGRVTKLKVVISDIEQIPEED; translated from the coding sequence ATGGAAGACCCGAGTCAGAATTTAGTATTGCAATTTGTTTTATTGTTAATTTTGACCTTATTAAACGCCTTTTTCTCAGCTTCTGAGATGGCTTTAGTGTCTTTAAATCGTTCACGTGTTGAACAAAAAGCAGAAGAAGGAAATAAAAAATATATTCGTCTTTTGTCTGTCCTAGAAAAACCAAATAACTTTTTATCAACGATTCAAGTTGGGATTACTTTTATCGGACTTTTACAAGGGGCTAGTTTGTCTGCTTCACTTGGTGGTGTGATTGCCTCTTGGTTTGGAAATTATGTCTGGGCAAAAACAGCTGGTAGCGTGATTTCACTTGTTTTTTTGACTTATATTTCAATCGTTCTTGGAGAACTTTATCCAAAACGCATTGCCATGAACCTTAAGGAAAACTTAGCGGTTATTTCAGCTCCAGTCATTATCCTTATTGGGAAATTGGTTAGCCCATTTGTCTGGTTATTATCAGCCTCAACAAATCTTTTGTCACGCATCACACCAATGACATTTGATGATGCCGATGAAAAAATGACACGTGATGAGATTGAATACATGCTGACAAATAGTGAAGAGACTTTGGATGCAGAAGAGATTGAAATGCTTCAAGGTATCTTCTCACTTGATGAATTGATGGCGCGTGAAGTCATGGTACCACGTACAGATGCTTTCATGATTGACATCAATGATGACACGCAAGAAAATATTCAAGAAATTCTGAAAAGACACTTTTCACGTATTCCCGTCTATGATGATGACAAGGATAAGATTATTGGTGTCCTTCACACTAAACGTTTGCTAGCTGCTGGTTTTAGCGAAGGTTTTGATAATATTGTCTTGCGTAAAATCTTGCAAGAACCTTTGTTCGTTCCTGAAACAATTTTTGTTGATGATTTATTGCGTCAATTGCGAAACACTCAAAATCAAATGGCAATTCTACTTGATGAATACGGTGGTGTTGCTGGGATTGTAACCCTTGAAGATTTGCTTGAAGAAATTGTCGGTGAAATTGATGACGAAACCGATAAAGCAGAACAATGTGTTCGTGAAATTGGTGAAGATATTTATATTGTCCTTGGTACAATGACCTTGAATGATTTCAATGATTACTTTGACCTTGATTTAGATAGTGATAATGTCGATACTATTGCTGGATTCTATTTGACAGGGGTTGGTAACATTCCAAGTCAGAATAGTCGTGAAAGTTTTGAAGTTGATTCAAAAGAAAAACACCTTGTTTTAACAAATGATAAAGTAAAAGATGGTCGTGTGACGAAATTGAAAGTTGTCATTTCTGATATAGAACAGATCCCTGAGGAAGATTAA
- a CDS encoding tRNA (cytidine(34)-2'-O)-methyltransferase — translation MNIEELDYQEKATKAVNHVVLFQPQIPQNTGNIARTCAATNTPLHIIRPMGFPIDDRKMKRAGLDYWDKLDVTFYDSIEKFMEKCDGKVHLISKFAEKVYSDENYNDGNHHYFLFGREDKGLPEDFMRANPEKALRIPMNDEHVRSLNLSNTVCMIVYEALRQQVFPNLELSHTYEHDKLK, via the coding sequence ATGAATATCGAAGAACTTGATTACCAAGAAAAAGCTACTAAGGCTGTCAATCATGTCGTTCTTTTTCAACCACAAATTCCACAAAATACAGGAAATATTGCTAGAACTTGTGCTGCAACCAATACACCACTACATATCATTCGTCCAATGGGATTCCCAATTGATGACCGTAAAATGAAACGCGCAGGGCTTGATTATTGGGACAAACTTGATGTGACATTCTATGATAGCATTGAAAAATTTATGGAAAAATGTGATGGGAAAGTTCACTTGATTAGTAAATTTGCTGAAAAAGTTTATTCTGACGAAAACTACAATGATGGCAACCATCATTATTTCCTTTTCGGTCGAGAAGATAAAGGTCTTCCTGAAGACTTCATGCGAGCAAATCCTGAAAAAGCGCTTCGTATTCCGATGAATGATGAACACGTGCGCAGCTTGAATTTGTCAAACACCGTCTGTATGATTGTTTATGAAGCACTTCGCCAACAAGTATTTCCAAATTTGGAACTCAGCCACACTTACGAGCATGATAAACTAAAATAA
- a CDS encoding APC family permease, producing the protein MLEKLRNVFIGNRLESAGETDEDHLLSKSQALAMLSSDALSSIAYGPEQVILVLTTISAAAIWWSLPIGLLVLVLLASLTISYQQVIHAYPKGGGAYMVSTENLSPSMGLIAGGSLLVDYMLTVAVSVSSGADAITSAFPAIKEFNLEISIVLVLALMFMNLRGLRESAKSLMIPVYLFIVSILFLIAYGAFQILTGHLAYTATAHIGKVVPGVSIILLLRAFTSGSASLTGVEAISNAVPFFKKPKEKNAAGTLAIMSLILGIMFAGITFLNYWLGITPSAHVTILAQIAQRIFGDSTIGNALFYIFQLSTALILAVAANTGFSAFPMLSFNMAKNKYMPHLFMEKGARLGYSNGIITLAVGAIALLCIFNGSTERLIPLYTIGVFVPFALSQTGMIIHWKRKFGQGYLKHSVANILGAIICYLIILILLIFRIGEIWPFFPIIFVLMFLFHSIKNHYKNVAMQLRLTDDVKNIHYDGNTVLILVGNMTQASIRAINYAKSIGQTVVAMHVSTLETREKDLEVEEEFKHYFPDVTFVNIESNYRDIVKPTMMFVQKMNHEAKKNNHTMTVIIPKFIPKHSWQNILHNQMSLRIRARLRWYEDIIIATYSYHLKK; encoded by the coding sequence ATGCTTGAAAAGTTACGAAATGTTTTTATTGGTAATCGCCTGGAATCAGCTGGCGAGACTGATGAGGATCATCTGCTATCCAAATCACAAGCTTTGGCCATGTTGTCTAGCGATGCCCTTTCATCTATTGCTTATGGTCCAGAACAAGTTATCTTAGTTTTGACAACTATTTCTGCGGCGGCAATTTGGTGGTCTTTACCAATTGGACTTTTGGTTTTGGTATTGTTAGCAAGCCTAACGATTTCTTACCAACAAGTTATCCATGCTTACCCTAAGGGTGGCGGTGCCTACATGGTATCTACGGAAAATTTATCACCAAGTATGGGATTAATTGCGGGTGGTAGTTTGTTGGTTGACTATATGTTGACAGTAGCTGTTTCGGTGTCATCTGGTGCCGATGCTATTACATCAGCTTTTCCAGCCATTAAGGAATTTAATTTAGAAATTTCGATTGTTCTGGTTTTGGCTTTAATGTTTATGAATTTACGTGGTTTGCGCGAATCGGCAAAATCTTTGATGATTCCAGTTTATTTGTTCATTGTAAGTATTTTATTCTTGATTGCATATGGTGCTTTTCAAATTCTGACTGGGCATTTGGCTTATACGGCAACAGCACACATTGGTAAAGTGGTTCCAGGAGTGTCTATTATTCTTTTGCTGAGAGCTTTTACCAGCGGTTCAGCTTCATTGACTGGTGTTGAAGCTATTTCAAATGCGGTGCCATTTTTCAAGAAACCAAAAGAAAAAAATGCAGCTGGCACCCTTGCCATCATGTCACTAATTCTTGGAATTATGTTTGCAGGAATTACATTCCTAAATTATTGGTTGGGAATTACACCATCAGCTCATGTAACCATTTTGGCTCAAATTGCGCAACGTATCTTTGGTGATTCAACAATCGGAAATGCTTTGTTCTACATTTTCCAATTATCAACAGCCTTAATCTTGGCGGTTGCTGCAAATACTGGCTTTTCCGCCTTTCCAATGTTATCTTTCAACATGGCTAAGAACAAATACATGCCTCACCTCTTTATGGAAAAAGGGGCACGTCTTGGCTATTCAAATGGTATCATTACCCTAGCAGTTGGGGCAATTGCGCTTCTTTGTATCTTTAACGGTTCAACTGAGCGTCTTATTCCGCTTTATACCATTGGGGTATTTGTCCCATTTGCCCTTTCACAAACGGGGATGATCATTCACTGGAAACGCAAATTTGGTCAAGGCTATTTGAAACATTCTGTGGCTAATATCTTGGGAGCAATTATTTGTTACCTCATCATTTTGATTTTATTGATTTTTAGAATTGGTGAAATCTGGCCATTCTTCCCAATCATCTTTGTCTTGATGTTCTTGTTCCATTCTATTAAGAATCACTACAAGAATGTTGCTATGCAACTTCGTTTGACAGATGATGTTAAGAATATCCATTATGATGGTAATACGGTTTTGATTTTGGTCGGCAATATGACACAAGCAAGTATTCGTGCTATCAACTATGCTAAAAGCATTGGACAAACGGTTGTTGCCATGCACGTATCAACCTTGGAAACACGTGAAAAAGACTTAGAAGTTGAAGAAGAATTCAAACACTATTTCCCAGATGTTACCTTTGTCAATATTGAATCAAACTACCGTGATATTGTGAAACCAACTATGATGTTTGTTCAAAAAATGAATCATGAAGCTAAGAAAAATAATCACACTATGACGGTTATTATTCCAAAATTCATTCCAAAACACAGTTGGCAAAACATACTTCACAACCAAATGAGCCTACGTATCCGTGCGCGTTTACGTTGGTATGAAGACATTATCATTGCAACTTATTCATATCATTTGAAGAAATAA
- the trkA gene encoding Trk system potassium transporter TrkA, with product MKIIVVGGGKVGTALCRSLVEEKHNVVLIEEKEAVLKNITKRHDIMGIVGNGANFKILEQADVANCDIFIALTDKDEVNMISAVLAKQMGAKETVVRVRNPEYSNTYFKDKNFLGFSLVVNPELLTARYIANTVDFPNALSVEHFVNGRVMLMEFVISDGSKLCHMSLSQFRKKFGNIVICAIERRGKLIIPDGDATLQTADKIFVTGNRIDMILFHNSVKTKSIKNMMIIGAGRIAYYLLNILKNTKMNLKVIENNPEQAQMFSQDFPNVHVVQGDGTAKSVLLEECVENFDAVATLTGVDEENIITSMFLETLGVRKNITKVNRTSLLEIIDTSQFSSIITPKSIAVDSMMHFIRGRVNAQDSNLDAMHHVANGRIETLQFEIRENNKMAGKSLSSLKFKENILIAAIIRKGKTIYPTGEDVFEVGDKIVVVTFLKNITRIYDLLAR from the coding sequence ATGAAAATAATTGTTGTCGGCGGAGGTAAGGTTGGTACCGCACTTTGTCGCTCTCTTGTTGAAGAAAAACACAATGTCGTCTTAATTGAAGAAAAAGAAGCTGTTTTAAAAAATATTACCAAACGTCACGATATTATGGGAATCGTTGGTAATGGTGCTAACTTTAAAATCCTTGAGCAAGCTGATGTTGCTAACTGCGATATCTTTATTGCTCTGACTGATAAAGACGAAGTTAATATGATTTCAGCTGTTCTTGCCAAACAAATGGGCGCTAAAGAAACGGTTGTCCGTGTTCGTAATCCAGAATACTCAAATACTTATTTCAAAGATAAGAATTTTCTTGGCTTTTCTTTGGTGGTCAATCCAGAATTGTTAACTGCACGTTATATTGCTAATACTGTTGACTTTCCAAATGCCCTTTCTGTTGAGCACTTTGTCAATGGACGTGTCATGCTGATGGAATTTGTGATTTCTGATGGCAGTAAACTTTGCCACATGAGTTTAAGCCAGTTCCGTAAAAAATTCGGCAACATAGTTATCTGTGCTATCGAACGTCGTGGAAAATTAATCATTCCTGATGGGGATGCAACACTACAAACTGCTGATAAGATTTTCGTTACAGGAAATCGTATTGACATGATTCTTTTCCACAATTCTGTAAAAACCAAATCTATCAAAAACATGATGATTATTGGTGCTGGACGAATTGCATACTACTTGCTCAACATCCTTAAGAACACTAAGATGAATCTTAAGGTCATTGAAAATAATCCTGAGCAAGCTCAGATGTTCAGCCAAGACTTTCCAAACGTCCATGTCGTTCAAGGTGACGGTACAGCCAAGAGTGTACTCCTAGAAGAATGTGTAGAAAACTTTGATGCGGTCGCAACACTAACTGGGGTAGATGAAGAAAACATCATCACTTCCATGTTCCTTGAAACACTTGGCGTACGAAAAAATATCACCAAAGTCAACCGTACTAGCTTGCTTGAAATTATCGACACTAGCCAATTTTCAAGTATTATCACACCAAAAAGTATTGCGGTTGATAGCATGATGCACTTCATTCGTGGTCGTGTGAATGCCCAAGACTCAAACCTTGATGCCATGCACCACGTTGCTAATGGTCGTATCGAGACCTTACAATTTGAAATTCGTGAAAATAATAAAATGGCAGGCAAGAGTCTCTCATCACTGAAATTCAAAGAAAATATTCTGATTGCTGCGATTATCCGCAAAGGTAAAACCATTTATCCAACTGGTGAGGATGTCTTTGAAGTTGGTGATAAGATTGTCGTCGTAACCTTCTTGAAAAACATCACGCGCATCTATGATTTGTTAGCGAGGTAA